CCTTCTCCATTTCATCACTTGTCACGTCTAAAACATCTAATAAGAAGATGAAGATTGGAATACCGATAATTAATCCCCATACACCTAAGAAGTGTTCTGAGAAGATTAATACCATAAATGTATAGAAAATCGGTAAATTTGTTTTTTGCGACATAAACTTCGGGTTTAATACGTAACTTTCAAGCGCATGAATCACTGTTACGATAACCAAAATATAAACAACGTACATGATACCGCCAATATTGTAAGCAATCATACAAAGTGGGAACAACGAAATGATAACCCCCGCTACTGGAATTAAGCCAAGCAAGAAAATCATTAACGCTAAACCTAATAATTGCGGGAATCCTAATATCCATAATGCGATAACTGAAAGAACACAGTTAACAACAGCAATTAAAAATTGCGCTTCGATTACCTTTCCAAATGAACGTGCAAATTTCTTTCCGAAGTACTCAATTTCAGTATAGAAAATTGCAAGCCTGCTTTCTTTAAACTTTGCAGTAAAACCGACAATACGAGATTTTTCTAATAAGAAAAACAAACTCAAAATTAAAGAAAGTAAAACTTGAAGGCCAAATTTACCAACATTCGTAATCGATTTATACAAAATGTCTACGCCTTGTCCTACATATTTAGAAAGCTCCATATGATTGACAGCATTAACTGCATACTTAATTAGTTCACTATCTGGTGGGTTTCTTAAAAATACATTGAATTGGTAAATCAGTTGTGAAATTTGTATCGTCAATACTGGTAAATATTTAAATAGCGTAATAGCAATTCCACCAATTAACATTACATATAGAAATGCTATAATAATTTTTCGATTAATAGGCATGAAATGATCTAATTTGCGTGAAATAAACTTTTGGAATCGATCCATTAAATACGTGAGAATAAACGTAATTAATATTAAATTCAACATACTTTGCAGCCCGTATAACACGAGAGCAAGTATTACTAATACGAGTAACCTCTGAAATCCTTTGCTTTGAAACAGGTTTTTTATTTGCATAATCGACGAATACTCTCTCCTGTCCTATAAACTAAAACGTTAATAAGTAGATTTCTCTCTCTTTTCTACTTTTAATTATTCATTCATATTAAGATTTTTATAAACTCATTATATGCCTACCTTACCAGGTATATAGTAGCCTACTTCTTATTTTACAATACAATGACCTAATTCAAAACGTATTCTACATAGTATTAATGAAGATTTAAGGAAACTTACATTTTTTAATAGGTCTTACCACTACTGTAACATAAAAAGCAAGCTATCAGTAGAA
This DNA window, taken from Bacillus cereus ATCC 14579, encodes the following:
- a CDS encoding AI-2E family transporter — protein: MQIKNLFQSKGFQRLLVLVILALVLYGLQSMLNLILITFILTYLMDRFQKFISRKLDHFMPINRKIIIAFLYVMLIGGIAITLFKYLPVLTIQISQLIYQFNVFLRNPPDSELIKYAVNAVNHMELSKYVGQGVDILYKSITNVGKFGLQVLLSLILSLFFLLEKSRIVGFTAKFKESRLAIFYTEIEYFGKKFARSFGKVIEAQFLIAVVNCVLSVIALWILGFPQLLGLALMIFLLGLIPVAGVIISLFPLCMIAYNIGGIMYVVYILVIVTVIHALESYVLNPKFMSQKTNLPIFYTFMVLIFSEHFLGVWGLIIGIPIFIFLLDVLDVTSDEMEKDVGKNKVK